AAGCTGAAAAAATACAAGGAGAAACACTCCGTTGCGCATATCTCCAACGACGCATTCCAGTCGGTGGTAGACGGTATGCACGACGTAGTGACCAGCGGTACCGCCCGTAAAGCCCAGATCGAAGGGATCGAAGTGTGCGGTAAAACCGGTACGGCGGAAAACAATGCCGTAGTAGCCGGGAAGCTGGTGAAACTGAAAGACCACTCGCTGTTCGTGGGCTTCGCGCCGAAAGACAATCCGAAGATCGCCATCGCCGTTGTGGTGGAAAACGCGGGCTTCGGTTCCACTTACGCCGTGCCCATCGCCAGCATCCTCATGGAAAAATACCTGACGGATACCATCTCCGCGAAACGTAAGCCCGTGCTCGAACAAATGCTCGCCGCCAATACGTTCTCCCAGGAGATCAAGAATAAATCGAAACTCGACTCCCTCAACAGCGTAAACTACGCTGGCGCCGAAGGAGCCGTGATCATGCGGAAAATACTCGGACACTAAATAAAACGCGCAAACAGACACCATGAACCGCTCACAAACGAAACTCACCGCCGGCATCGACTGGCCCGTTCTCGGGATGTACCTCGCGCTGGTATTCATCGGCTTCCTGGCGATCTTCGCCGCGGAATACCGCGAAGGCGACAATGTGATACAGAACCTCCTTTCCCAGAATAAAAACTGGGCCAGGCAGGTACTGTGGTTCGGTGTGTCTATCGTACTGGCGTCGGGTATCTGGCTCACCGACAGTAAGTTCTTCACCGCCACCGCCAATCTCTTCTACGCATTCGGCATCCTGCTCCTGCTCGTAGTATTGGCCATCGGAACGGGGGTGAAGGGATCCAACTCCTGGCTCGAACTAGGCGGCTTCCGCTTCCAGCCGGCGGAATTCACCAAGCTATGTACCGCCCTGGCCCTGGCCAAATATCTGTCGGCCATGGAAACGGATTTCACCAAACTGCGCTCCCGCCTCATCGCGGTGGGCATGGTGATGTTCCCCCTGGCGATCATTATCCTGCAGGACGAAACCGGCCTGGCGCTCGTATACCTCGCCTTCTTCCTGGTGATGTACCGCGAAGGCCTGCCCGGCGTATTGCTGGTGATCGCGTTCTCCGGCATCGTACTCGTGCTGAGTGCCCTGCTGATCGATAAATTCATTCTATTATACATTTTTACCGGCGTGGCCGCACTCGTCGTATATTTCAACCGCTTCCAGATCAGAAGAAGCAAATCGCGGCTGGTGGTGATCATCGCCGTATGGGCGTTCTGCTCCTCCTTCGTGATGTATATCGTACCTTTTGTGTTCACAAACGTGTTGAAAGATTACCAGGTGCGCCGCATTTACGTGATGCTGGGGCAGGAAAACGATCCTAAAGCCACGTACAACACCCGCCAGTCCATGATCGCCATCGGCTCGGGAGGGTTGCTGGGGAAAGGGTATCTCAAGGGTACACAAACCCGGTTCGACTTTGTACCGGAGCAATCCACCGACTTCATCTTCTGCACCATCGGCGAAGACTTCGGCTTCGTCGGAAGCGTTGTTTTCCTGGCGATTTACGTCTCCCTGCTCTTACGGATCATCTTCATCGCAGAGCGACAGCGAAGTACATTC
Above is a genomic segment from Chitinophaga pollutisoli containing:
- the rodA gene encoding rod shape-determining protein RodA translates to MNRSQTKLTAGIDWPVLGMYLALVFIGFLAIFAAEYREGDNVIQNLLSQNKNWARQVLWFGVSIVLASGIWLTDSKFFTATANLFYAFGILLLLVVLAIGTGVKGSNSWLELGGFRFQPAEFTKLCTALALAKYLSAMETDFTKLRSRLIAVGMVMFPLAIIILQDETGLALVYLAFFLVMYREGLPGVLLVIAFSGIVLVLSALLIDKFILLYIFTGVAALVVYFNRFQIRRSKSRLVVIIAVWAFCSSFVMYIVPFVFTNVLKDYQVRRIYVMLGQENDPKATYNTRQSMIAIGSGGLLGKGYLKGTQTRFDFVPEQSTDFIFCTIGEDFGFVGSVVFLAIYVSLLLRIIFIAERQRSTFSRVYAYSVASIIFFHLAINIMMTIGLAPVIGIPLPLVSYGGSSLMTFSMLIFIMLRLDADRQMVLR